The Cyprinus carpio isolate SPL01 chromosome B17, ASM1834038v1, whole genome shotgun sequence genome has a window encoding:
- the LOC109107206 gene encoding N-alpha-acetyltransferase 30-like encodes MAEVPPGPNALPSSPSEISPLPADGCTLLGTDEGRDIIISPGPGHQHASDHKAIIKSNQNNVHPNASAAQFHTAQLNGVQCNHTHLQNHVQQHRPSDNQNAASDHRLGGTGDTLSDHTENNNFTRNKRCGDLSQSQSPPNNGINCTDSMAITESSSCRLENDVSSRTGSGDRARAAAAAAALMDGAESGPGPQRARVEHAAADSAPAAGMSRLTLEEHDDSIRYVRYESELQMPDIIRLITKDLSEPYSIYTYRYFIHNWPQLCFLAMVEKDCVGAIVCKLDMHKKMFRRGYIAMLAVDSKFRRKGIGTNLVKKAIYAMVEGDCDEVVLETEITNKSALKLYENLGFVRDKRLFRYYLNGVDALRLKLWLR; translated from the exons ATGGCTGAAGTGCCGCCTGGGCCTAATGCACTGCCTTCATCCCCGAGCGAGATCTCACCACTGCCCGCGGACGGGTGCACCTTACTGGGCACCGATGAGGGACGGGACATCATCATCAGCCCCGGCCCGGGACACCAGCACGCCAGCGACCACAAGGCGATAATCAAATCCAACCAGAACAACGTGCATCCTAACGCATCAGCCGCCCAGTTCCACACAGCCCAGCTGAACGGGGTCCAGTGCAACCACACTCACCTCCAGAACCACGTCCAACAACACCGGCCGTCCGACAATCAAAACGCCGCTTCCGATCACCGCTTGGGCGGCACCGGCGACACACTGAGCGACCACACGGAAAACAACAATTTCACGAGAAATAAACGATGCGGTGATCTATCGCAGAGCCAGTCGCCACCGAACAACGGGATAAACTGCACTGACAGCATGGCGATAACGGAGAGCAGCTCGTGTCGACTGGAGAACGATGTAAGTAGCAGGACTGGTTCGGGGGATCGGGCTCGAGCGGCTGCGGCAGCGGCAGCGCTGATGGACGGGGCTGAGTCAGGCCCAGGCCCGCAGCGCGCTCGAGTAGAACACGCTGCGGCTGACAGCGCTCCGGCGGCGGGGATGTCCAGGCTAACGCTGGAGGAGCACGACGACTCCATCCGATACGTGAGATACGAGTCTGAGCTCCAGATGCCCGATATTATCCGACTCATCACTAAAGACTTATCCGAGCCCTACTCCATATACACCTATAGGTACTTCATTCACAACTGGCCTCAGCTCTGCTTTCTG GCGATGGTTGAGAAGGACTGTGTCGGTGCCATTGTGTGTAAGCTAGACATGCATAAGAAGATGTTCCGTCGCGGATACATCGCCATGCTCGCTGTGGACTCCAAATTTCGCAGGAAAGGCATCG GCACCAACCTTGTGAAAAAGGCCATTTATGCCATGGTGGAGGGGGATTGTGATGAG GTGGTGCTAGAGACGGAAATCACCAACAAATCAGCCCTGAAACTCTATGAGAACCTGGGCTTTGTCAGGGACAAGCGGCTGTTTAGATATTATTTAAACGGAGTGGACGCACTTCGGCTCAAACTCTGGCTTCGCTAA
- the LOC109064925 gene encoding AP-5 complex subunit mu-1-like: MHTHGQDRPKPYVEVRDDYARQHRSPAVELRLDGPGGRTLWPLLTVTQGALILACLPLVEAPPEPRPPLPSLASVSQGLALLSGLQDFLCGPGGKPEPDVLASRLAALPSVLLQVCPLGRPLDTPPPAGSVPAAVAPSPGGAQKQPAWKAGVHRGRAVVSVALTEKVRSMQYGKSSQQDIWDVYGMVMCKCEVEGVLPNVTVTLTLPPNGSPLQDILVHPCVTSLDASILTACSVDENDCSAFSGPYKFPFSPPLELFRLCSYTSQVPMPPILGSYQLKAEENHLKANVVLKLHESVKNSFEYCEAHIPFFNQNLMGSVEVKVSSGQLEVSKEKSLLVWVLGQKFPKSHEAALEGTVHFSGTVAGPTDPLCTGLTAYIKLYFRVADFTLSGCCVDQHSVQVYSSAKPRIVTTRELVSSEYYIWNSTGDAPVSSGAVTASH, encoded by the exons ATGCACACACACGGCCAAGACCGGCCCAAACCTTACGTAGAAGTACGGGACGACTACGCCCGTCAGCACCGCTCACCTGCTGTGGAGCTCCGTCTGGACGGCCCGGGTGGGAGAACCCTCTGGCCCTTGCTCACGGTCACTCAGGGTGCGTTAATCCTAGCCTGCCTTCCTCTAGTGGAAGCACCTCCCGAGCCTCGGCCACCTCTCCCCAGCCTGGCCTCAGTCTCTCAGGGCTTAGCTCTTTTGTCAGGCCTGCAGGATTTCCTTTGTGGCCCTGGAGGTAAACCAGAGCCTGATGTGCTGGCCTCCCGTTTGGCTGCTCTTCCCTCGGTGCTCCTGCAGGTTTGCCCTTTGGGGAGGCCACTAGACACCCCTCCTCCTGCTGGATCGGTGCCTGCTGCTGTGGCTCCAAGCCCAGGGGGGGCTCAAAAGCAGCCAGCCTGGAAGGCAGGGGTCCATCGAGGCAGGGCGGTGGTAAGCGTGGCCCTTACCGAGAAGGTGAGGTCCATGCAGTACGGCAAGAGCAGTCAACAAGATATCTGGGATGTGTACGGCATGGTCATGTGCAAA TGTGAGGTTGAAGGTGTTCTGCCCAATGTGACCGTCACCCTCACACTCCCACCCAATGGTTCGCCCCTGCAGGACATTCTTGTCCATCCCTGTGTGACGTCTCTGGATGCAAGTATTCTTACCGCCTGCAGTGTGGACGAGAACGACTGTTCCGCCTTTTCAGGGCCATACAAGTTCCCCTTTTCACCACCTCTGGAGCTTTTCAGACTCTGTAGCTACACCTCACAG GTACCTATGCCACCAATTCTTGGCTCCTACCAGCTGAAGGCAGAGGAGAATCATCTGAAGGCTAATGTTGTCTTGAAGCTCCATGAAAGCGTCAAAAACAGCTTTGAGTACTGTGAGGCACACATTCCATTTTTCAACCA GAATCTAATGGGAAGTGTGGAGGTCAAAGTGAGCTCAGGACAGCTTGAGGTGTCTAAAGAGAAGAGCCTACTGGTTTGGGTCCTTG GTCAGAAGTTTCCAAAGTCCCATGAAGCAGCACTGGAGGGGACTGTTCATTTTTCAGGAACTGTTGCTGGACCAACAGACCCTCTGTGCACAGGACTCACTGCATATATAAAA CTTTATTTCCGTGTGGCAGATTTTACTCTGTCTGGTTGCTGTGTGGACCAACACTCAGTGCAGGTTTACTCATCTGCCAAGCCGCGCATTGTCACAA CACGAGAGCTGGTCTCCTCAGAATATTACATTTGGAACTCCACAGGTGACGCCCCGGTGTCCTCTGGTGCTGTGACGGCATCTCATTAA